One genomic region from Vitreimonas flagellata encodes:
- a CDS encoding amidohydrolase: MRNWNRRDFGGVAFGVLAAGCAHAKAAPDLIIHGGPIYTGVSANPRVEALRIRDGRFVALGSLADVSANARGARVLDLAGAAAYPGFKDAHCHLGGVGMAAMVLDLVGVESIAALRERLRTYAASHREGAIYGRGWIETHWPERRFPNRADLDDIVGDRPVFLERVDGHAGVVNGAALALAGIDASTANPAGGSIERDGQGRATGMLIDNATSLVQSRLPAPTPAMQREALAQALRLYASRGWTGASNMSTSLAEAMLLQEFAAAGEAPIHTDIYLTPEDSEIVFQRGAFAIGNASVRGVKLYMDGALGSRGAALLAPYSDAHSDGLLVTPPDQLRAFLTRARASNVQVATHAIGDRGNRLVLDAYRDVFANDAAASRAARWRIEHAQVLAREDIPRFAAQGVIASMQPSHAISDLHFAPSRLGPDRLAGAYAWRSLLDSGAIIAAGSDAPVEKGDPLIEFYAAAYRHDLNGFAGDDWRLDQAVGRAEALRMLTWAPAFACFAEAERGTIEVGKRADVSAFSIDLMNAEAPMISTARAVLTVSDGRVAHEAL, encoded by the coding sequence ATGCGCAATTGGAACCGTAGAGATTTTGGCGGCGTCGCATTTGGCGTGCTGGCCGCTGGCTGTGCGCATGCTAAGGCAGCGCCCGATCTCATCATTCATGGCGGCCCGATCTATACAGGCGTGAGCGCCAATCCGCGCGTTGAAGCATTGCGCATTCGCGATGGCCGCTTCGTTGCGCTCGGCTCTCTCGCGGATGTCAGCGCCAACGCGCGCGGCGCGCGTGTACTCGATCTTGCGGGCGCGGCAGCCTATCCCGGCTTTAAGGATGCTCATTGCCATCTCGGCGGCGTCGGCATGGCGGCGATGGTGCTCGATCTGGTTGGCGTTGAGTCAATCGCTGCACTGCGTGAGCGCTTGCGCACCTATGCGGCCTCGCATCGCGAAGGCGCCATCTACGGCCGCGGCTGGATCGAAACCCATTGGCCCGAGCGCCGCTTTCCCAATCGCGCTGATCTTGACGACATCGTCGGCGATCGCCCCGTGTTTCTGGAGCGCGTCGACGGGCATGCTGGTGTCGTCAACGGCGCAGCACTCGCGCTCGCGGGCATTGATGCGAGCACCGCAAATCCTGCTGGCGGCAGCATTGAGCGCGATGGGCAAGGTCGCGCCACCGGCATGCTGATCGATAACGCGACGAGCCTGGTGCAAAGCCGTCTGCCGGCGCCCACGCCCGCCATGCAGCGTGAAGCGCTGGCGCAAGCGTTGCGGCTCTACGCGTCGCGCGGTTGGACGGGCGCGTCCAATATGAGCACAAGCCTCGCGGAAGCCATGCTGTTGCAGGAATTCGCGGCCGCAGGCGAAGCGCCAATCCACACCGATATTTACCTGACGCCCGAAGATTCCGAGATCGTCTTTCAGCGCGGGGCTTTCGCTATCGGCAATGCCTCTGTGCGCGGCGTGAAGCTCTACATGGACGGTGCGCTGGGCTCACGCGGCGCTGCATTGCTCGCCCCGTACTCGGACGCGCATAGCGATGGCTTGCTTGTCACGCCGCCAGATCAGCTCCGCGCGTTCCTCACGCGCGCGCGTGCAAGCAATGTGCAAGTGGCCACGCACGCCATTGGCGATCGCGGCAATCGCTTGGTGCTTGACGCTTACCGCGACGTGTTCGCCAATGATGCAGCCGCTTCACGCGCCGCGCGCTGGCGGATTGAGCACGCGCAGGTGCTCGCGCGCGAAGACATTCCGCGTTTCGCAGCCCAAGGCGTGATCGCGTCCATGCAGCCCTCACACGCGATCAGCGATTTGCATTTTGCGCCGTCACGTCTTGGTCCCGATCGGCTCGCGGGCGCATACGCGTGGCGGTCGTTGCTTGATAGCGGCGCAATCATCGCGGCGGGCAGCGACGCGCCCGTGGAGAAGGGCGATCCGCTGATTGAGTTTTACGCGGCAGCGTACCGCCATGACCTCAACGGTTTCGCCGGCGACGATTGGCGGCTGGACCAAGCTGTCGGTCGCGCGGAAGCGTTACGCATGCTTACCTGGGCGCCGGCCTTTGCGTGCTTTGCCGAGGCTGAGCGGGGCACGATCGAGGTGGGCAAACGCGCGGACGTCAGCGCCTTCTCGATCGACCTCATGAATGCCGAAGCGCCCATGATTTCAACGGCGCGGGCCGTGTTGACGGTATCGGATGGACGCGTTGCGCACGAGGCGCTGTAA
- a CDS encoding pectate lyase family protein: MHSPISRRTLLALSASAAAFPSAACATIPAPAPTSHGWVRGPYGGAGGRIVRVTSLATEGPGSLDAALREEGPRIIVFEVGGVIDLNGEVLEVRQPFVTIAGETAPGPGVTLIRGGMRIRTHNVLLRHLFVRPGDAGRAPQSGWEIDGIVTEAGAYDVIVDHCSITWATDENLSASGRRFDGATPAEWRESTSHRISFTNNIVAEGLSNATHSKGEHSKGSLIHDNVQDVLIAGNLYMNNRERNPLFKGGASGAVVNNLIYNPGRRFLHYNLHAAEWEGQPHQTGNIAIVGNEFRAGPSTPAESIAIALGGQGPLELHARDNLVSAAPGAVAPALFGRFGDGAAQLIEVAAQTPWPQGLQAQPSSSVAASVLRNAGARPWARDPIDARLIADVEAGRGDVIDSQNEVGGYPTYAEVGAPFDPARWDLERGVPR, from the coding sequence ATGCACAGCCCGATTTCTCGCCGCACCCTGCTCGCGCTCAGCGCCAGCGCCGCCGCCTTCCCAAGCGCCGCCTGCGCGACAATTCCCGCACCCGCGCCAACATCACACGGCTGGGTGCGTGGGCCATATGGCGGCGCGGGTGGACGGATCGTGCGCGTCACCTCGCTCGCGACGGAAGGTCCAGGCTCGCTGGACGCGGCGCTACGCGAGGAAGGCCCGCGCATCATCGTGTTCGAAGTGGGCGGCGTGATCGATCTGAACGGCGAAGTGCTTGAGGTGCGCCAGCCCTTCGTCACCATCGCTGGTGAAACCGCGCCCGGCCCTGGCGTCACGCTCATTCGCGGCGGCATGCGCATTCGCACGCACAATGTTTTGCTGCGTCACCTCTTTGTCCGCCCTGGCGATGCCGGCCGGGCGCCGCAAAGCGGCTGGGAGATCGACGGGATCGTCACCGAAGCTGGGGCCTATGACGTGATCGTCGATCATTGCTCGATCACGTGGGCGACCGATGAGAATCTTTCCGCTTCAGGCCGCCGCTTTGATGGCGCCACGCCTGCCGAATGGCGCGAAAGCACATCGCATCGGATCAGCTTCACAAACAACATCGTCGCCGAAGGGCTTTCGAACGCGACGCATTCGAAGGGCGAGCATTCAAAGGGCAGCCTGATCCACGACAATGTTCAGGACGTGCTGATCGCGGGCAACCTCTACATGAACAACCGTGAGCGCAATCCGCTGTTCAAAGGCGGCGCCTCGGGGGCGGTGGTCAACAACCTGATCTACAATCCCGGCCGGCGCTTCCTGCACTACAATCTGCACGCCGCCGAATGGGAAGGTCAGCCGCACCAGACCGGCAACATCGCCATCGTAGGCAATGAATTTCGCGCGGGTCCATCAACACCGGCGGAATCGATCGCGATCGCGCTCGGTGGGCAAGGCCCACTTGAGCTGCATGCGCGCGACAATCTCGTCAGTGCTGCGCCGGGCGCTGTAGCCCCTGCTCTGTTCGGGCGCTTTGGCGATGGCGCAGCGCAATTGATCGAAGTCGCCGCGCAAACACCGTGGCCGCAAGGTTTGCAGGCGCAGCCATCGAGCAGCGTCGCTGCCTCGGTGTTGCGCAATGCAGGCGCGCGACCTTGGGCGCGCGATCCGATCGATGCGCGCTTGATCGCGGATGTCGAGGCCGGGCGCGGCGATGTGATCGACAGCCAGAACGAAGTCGGCGGCTATCCGACTTATGCAGAAGTAGGCGCGCCCTTCGATCCCGCGCGCTGGGATTTAGAACGTGGCGTGCCGCGCTAG
- a CDS encoding chemotaxis protein CheD produces MNTSLAPAAAPRERLVHVIQGQFQISDDPNVVLTTVLGSCVAACVRDPVLGVGGMNHFLLPGSNDGRNDSMKYGVYSMELLINGLLQKGASKGRLVAKLFGGARVVEGLSDIGRQNAEFAEKFLAAEGIPCLGKSLGGDKPRRIRFWPQSGRMAQLILDSNDTEVFKSERKRAAVVTPAPAEAGAIELF; encoded by the coding sequence TTGAACACAAGCCTCGCCCCCGCTGCCGCGCCGCGCGAGCGTCTGGTCCATGTCATTCAAGGGCAGTTCCAGATCAGCGACGATCCCAACGTGGTGCTCACCACGGTGTTGGGCTCGTGCGTCGCTGCGTGTGTACGCGATCCCGTGTTGGGCGTGGGCGGTATGAACCACTTTCTGTTGCCTGGCTCGAACGACGGCCGCAACGACAGTATGAAGTATGGCGTCTATTCGATGGAATTGCTGATCAACGGTTTGTTGCAAAAGGGCGCCTCGAAGGGCCGTCTGGTTGCCAAGCTGTTTGGCGGCGCGCGCGTCGTTGAAGGGCTTTCCGACATCGGCCGTCAGAACGCCGAGTTCGCCGAGAAATTCCTCGCGGCGGAAGGCATTCCGTGCCTCGGCAAGAGTCTCGGCGGCGACAAGCCGCGTCGCATTCGCTTCTGGCCGCAATCGGGCCGCATGGCGCAGCTCATCTTGGACTCGAACGACACCGAAGTCTTCAAGTCCGAGCGCAAGCGCGCCGCCGTCGTCACCCCCGCACCGGCCGAGGCCGGCGCGATTGAATTGTTCTGA
- a CDS encoding TonB-dependent receptor — translation MAVKSSNKQRWTLSGTSLAALSMAVGMGVGGVAFAQDEAAEEEEIVVTGFRGSLAASIDIKRDATTIVDSISAEDIGDFPDLNLAESLQRVPGVQIDRDGGEGRSINVRGLSADFVRVQLNGMEALATTGGRDGRANRNRQFDFSVFASELFNNVTVSKSQEAAADEGSLGATVGLRTARPFDFDGFELAFGGQASHNDLSEQTDPRATFLISNRWLDGDLGALFSIAVANRNTFEEGSSSGRFRVPADDGCAGPNYVNITRCYQSVGTITDADGNVLVGAAARTAAANGSHPRIPRYGRIGYDRERLGATLALQWDPADSTRVSLDTLYAQFSQERTEEFLEVISFARETGVQGLRAVDLVSGVLDDNRNLVSGTFNDVDIRSEQRIDLLETEFIQSSLNIEHDFSDRFSMSALVGLSRAMGRNPQQTTISFERYDVDGYSYDYSDPNLPEFDYGFDVTNPANWVYSASTAAGDASLIRLRPNKTLNTYETARVDFEYEISDALSLSFGASTKEFGFDVQEWRRASEALPASVLTQLGLNGYTIADYSTTVTGFGSGMDLPAGTPTTWVVPDLNALNNIIDFDCNCINSYGDFRLAPHPAETRSAYERSNGAYVQLDWNTELAGIGVRGNVGVRYVETNLTSTGILSGNEITVENSYSDTLPSLNFVVEPVDNLLIRFAAAKTMARPSLDSLTPGGSVDASPPGLTLNTGNPFLDPIRSTNLDLSIEYYPYDEALFSVAFFSKEIDSFVQRLRRNVPYSDTGFPLDLLPVGVTGADIFEVTSWLNSPGGDLTGYEITLQTPFSFLPAPFSDFGTVLNYTSIESEFDYITDPNTGNTVTESLVGQSPTSWSATLYYEHGPFEARVSGTYRDEYLTLVPAQNGNDVEGKAEQMNVDFSASYDVNERLTFSFEALNLTDQYDERWINTQRKNSLNYEHTGREFVVGFRYNY, via the coding sequence ATGGCGGTGAAGTCGTCGAATAAACAGCGTTGGACTTTGAGCGGCACGTCGTTGGCCGCGCTCAGCATGGCCGTCGGCATGGGTGTAGGCGGCGTCGCTTTCGCTCAGGACGAGGCAGCCGAAGAAGAAGAAATCGTCGTCACGGGTTTCCGTGGCTCGCTCGCGGCCTCAATCGACATCAAGCGTGACGCCACGACCATCGTGGATTCCATCAGCGCCGAAGACATCGGCGATTTCCCCGACCTGAACCTCGCTGAATCGCTCCAGCGCGTGCCGGGCGTTCAGATTGACCGCGACGGCGGCGAAGGCCGCTCCATCAACGTGCGCGGTTTGAGCGCCGATTTCGTCCGCGTTCAGCTCAACGGCATGGAAGCATTGGCCACGACCGGCGGTCGTGACGGCCGCGCCAACCGCAACCGTCAATTCGATTTCAGCGTTTTCGCTTCTGAACTCTTCAACAACGTCACGGTGTCCAAGTCCCAGGAGGCGGCGGCCGATGAAGGCTCGCTTGGCGCCACGGTCGGTCTGCGCACCGCGCGTCCGTTCGATTTCGATGGCTTTGAGTTGGCGTTCGGCGGCCAAGCTTCGCACAACGATTTGTCTGAACAAACCGATCCGCGCGCGACCTTCCTGATCAGCAATCGCTGGCTGGATGGTGATCTAGGCGCGCTGTTCTCGATCGCGGTCGCTAACCGCAATACGTTTGAAGAGGGCTCAAGCTCGGGTCGTTTCCGCGTGCCAGCCGACGACGGCTGCGCTGGTCCGAACTACGTTAACATAACGCGTTGCTACCAATCGGTCGGCACCATCACCGACGCCGATGGCAACGTGCTCGTCGGCGCCGCTGCGCGAACCGCCGCCGCCAACGGCTCGCACCCGCGCATCCCGCGCTATGGCCGCATCGGCTATGATCGCGAGCGGCTTGGCGCGACGCTTGCTCTGCAATGGGACCCTGCGGATTCCACGCGCGTTTCGCTGGACACGCTCTATGCGCAGTTCAGCCAAGAGCGCACGGAAGAATTCCTCGAAGTCATCAGCTTTGCCCGTGAAACCGGCGTGCAAGGGCTTCGCGCCGTCGATCTTGTGAGCGGCGTGCTCGATGACAATCGCAACCTGGTATCCGGCACGTTCAACGACGTGGATATCCGCTCAGAGCAGCGCATTGACTTGCTTGAAACGGAGTTCATCCAGAGCTCGCTCAATATCGAGCACGACTTTAGCGATCGCTTCAGCATGAGCGCGCTGGTCGGCCTGTCGCGCGCCATGGGCCGCAACCCGCAGCAAACGACGATCTCCTTCGAGCGCTACGACGTTGACGGCTATTCCTACGATTATTCGGACCCGAACCTCCCCGAGTTTGACTACGGGTTCGACGTCACCAATCCTGCCAATTGGGTGTACAGCGCCTCAACGGCCGCAGGTGACGCTTCTCTTATCCGCCTGCGTCCGAACAAGACGCTGAACACCTACGAAACTGCGCGCGTCGATTTCGAGTATGAGATCAGCGATGCGTTGAGCTTGAGCTTCGGCGCATCTACCAAGGAATTCGGCTTCGACGTCCAGGAATGGCGTCGTGCGTCGGAAGCCTTGCCGGCGAGCGTGCTGACGCAATTGGGGCTCAACGGCTACACCATCGCCGACTACTCGACGACAGTGACCGGCTTCGGCAGCGGCATGGATCTGCCGGCCGGCACGCCGACAACGTGGGTCGTGCCGGATCTCAACGCGCTCAACAACATCATCGACTTCGACTGCAATTGCATCAATTCCTACGGTGACTTCCGCCTGGCGCCGCACCCGGCCGAGACGCGCTCAGCATACGAGCGTTCGAACGGCGCCTATGTCCAGCTCGATTGGAATACGGAACTCGCCGGCATCGGCGTACGCGGCAATGTCGGTGTGCGTTATGTCGAGACCAATTTGACCTCCACCGGCATTCTCAGCGGCAACGAAATTACCGTTGAAAATTCCTACAGCGACACGCTGCCGTCGTTGAATTTCGTGGTCGAGCCGGTCGACAATCTGCTCATCCGCTTCGCGGCGGCGAAGACGATGGCGCGCCCATCGCTCGACTCTTTGACGCCCGGCGGCTCGGTGGACGCCAGCCCTCCTGGATTGACGCTGAACACGGGCAATCCGTTTCTCGACCCGATCCGATCGACCAATCTCGACTTGAGCATCGAGTATTATCCGTATGACGAAGCGCTTTTCTCGGTCGCCTTCTTCAGCAAGGAAATCGACAGCTTCGTCCAGCGTCTGCGTCGTAACGTGCCGTACTCGGACACGGGCTTCCCGCTCGATCTGCTGCCGGTTGGCGTGACGGGAGCGGACATCTTTGAGGTGACGTCCTGGCTCAATTCGCCCGGCGGCGACCTGACCGGTTACGAGATCACTCTGCAGACACCGTTCTCGTTCTTGCCAGCGCCGTTCAGCGACTTTGGCACGGTGCTGAACTACACCAGCATCGAGTCGGAGTTCGACTACATTACCGATCCGAACACCGGCAACACGGTTACGGAATCGCTTGTCGGCCAGTCGCCGACATCCTGGTCGGCCACGCTCTATTACGAGCATGGTCCCTTCGAGGCACGCGTTTCGGGCACCTATCGTGACGAATATCTGACGCTGGTGCCGGCGCAGAACGGCAACGATGTGGAGGGCAAGGCCGAGCAGATGAACGTCGATTTCTCGGCGTCCTATGATGTCAACGAGCGCCTGACCTTCTCGTTCGAAGCGCTGAACCTCACGGATCAGTACGACGAGCGTTGGATCAACACCCAGCGCAAGAACAGCCTGAACTACGAGCATACGGGCCGCGAATTCGTCGTCGGCTTCCGCTACAATTACTAG
- a CDS encoding family 43 glycosylhydrolase, whose amino-acid sequence MTTRRLFIAGAGASSFSVLSGCASTIAAPTAPRREGEITSAGLDWAHLEWRRGFEGQRRADLSDGTFLNPIFSGDRPDPSIIRDGDIYYMTFSSFDAYPGLLIWASHDLVNWRPLQAALRTPIGSVWAPDLCNHDGRYYLYIPARTPQHRSIYVIHAESIEGPWSEPIDLGLPRHIDPCHAVSEDGRRFLFLSGGDRVELSADGLSLAGAVEHVYDPWRYPEDWTVESFSPEGPKITRHGDYFYMITAVGGTAGPPTGHMVIAARARSLHGPWEDCPHNPILRTWSAREKWWSRGHATLIDGPDGGWHLVYHGYENGFWTLGRQTLLEPAEWTSDGWFNPRGGDLSRPLRKPLPHLSADHGAPLSDDFSTDRLGVQWAFYDPGANEAQRLRRGDFGLGMRGKGTNPGDCSPLAFICGDLGYEIETEIEVDDGAEAGVLLFYNRRLYAGLGFDARGLVMHRYGLQRRGAAPGGDNARRLFLRLRNDRNVVTIHHSRDGANWTRYGVQMEVSGYHHNTMGDFLSLRPAIYTAGAGEARFKRVTYRAL is encoded by the coding sequence ATGACCACGCGTCGCTTGTTTATCGCGGGGGCAGGGGCAAGTTCTTTTAGCGTATTGTCAGGCTGCGCCAGTACAATTGCGGCGCCGACTGCCCCACGGCGTGAAGGAGAGATCACCAGCGCTGGTCTCGATTGGGCGCATCTTGAATGGCGCCGCGGCTTCGAGGGCCAGCGCCGCGCCGATCTTAGCGACGGCACATTTCTCAATCCGATTTTCTCCGGCGACCGTCCGGACCCGTCGATCATCCGCGACGGCGACATCTATTACATGACGTTTTCGTCGTTTGACGCGTATCCAGGTCTGTTGATCTGGGCGTCGCATGACCTGGTGAATTGGCGGCCGCTACAAGCGGCGCTGCGCACGCCGATTGGTTCTGTCTGGGCGCCGGATCTCTGCAATCACGACGGCCGCTATTATCTCTACATTCCCGCCCGCACGCCGCAGCATCGCTCGATCTATGTGATCCACGCGGAGAGCATCGAAGGGCCGTGGAGCGAGCCGATCGATCTGGGTCTGCCGCGTCATATCGATCCGTGCCACGCCGTTTCAGAAGATGGCCGGCGTTTCCTCTTCTTGAGCGGTGGCGATCGCGTCGAACTCAGCGCCGATGGTCTCTCGCTCGCCGGCGCGGTTGAGCATGTCTATGATCCGTGGCGCTATCCGGAAGATTGGACCGTTGAGAGCTTCTCGCCGGAAGGTCCGAAGATCACGCGCCACGGCGACTATTTTTACATGATCACCGCCGTCGGCGGCACGGCTGGTCCGCCGACGGGGCACATGGTCATCGCTGCGCGCGCGCGATCGCTGCATGGGCCGTGGGAAGATTGCCCGCATAATCCGATCCTGCGCACGTGGTCAGCGCGCGAGAAATGGTGGTCGCGCGGGCACGCCACTTTGATCGATGGCCCAGATGGCGGCTGGCATCTTGTCTATCATGGCTACGAAAACGGGTTCTGGACGCTGGGTCGCCAAACCTTGCTCGAACCCGCGGAATGGACGAGCGACGGCTGGTTCAATCCGCGCGGCGGCGATCTTTCGCGCCCATTGCGCAAACCGCTTCCGCATCTGAGCGCCGATCACGGCGCGCCGCTCAGCGATGACTTCAGCACCGATCGTCTGGGCGTTCAGTGGGCCTTCTACGATCCGGGCGCGAACGAAGCGCAGCGTTTGCGGCGCGGCGATTTTGGTCTCGGTATGCGCGGAAAGGGGACAAACCCTGGTGATTGCTCGCCGCTCGCTTTCATCTGCGGCGATCTCGGTTATGAGATAGAGACTGAGATCGAGGTCGATGACGGCGCCGAAGCGGGCGTGCTTCTGTTCTACAATCGCCGCCTCTATGCGGGACTTGGCTTTGACGCGCGCGGTCTCGTCATGCATCGCTATGGCTTGCAGCGCCGTGGCGCTGCACCCGGAGGTGACAATGCCCGCCGATTGTTTCTGCGCCTGCGCAACGACCGCAACGTCGTCACCATCCACCATTCACGTGACGGCGCGAATTGGACGCGCTACGGCGTGCAGATGGAAGTCTCGGGCTATCACCACAACACGATGGGCGATTTCCTGAGTCTGCGCCCGGCGATCTACACCGCCGGCGCAGGCGAAGCGCGCTTCAAGCGTGTGACGTACCGAGCCCTCTAG
- a CDS encoding response regulator gives MPAASSIRVLVVDDQLTMRALVRSALQQIGFTDVNEAPDGEEGLKALVTKGAHLVISDYNMPKMDGLDFLRAIRSHEPTKKTAFIMLTGRSDKELVQRAIQFGVNNYLTKPFTTASLKQKIEAVFGALS, from the coding sequence ATGCCCGCCGCGTCCAGCATTCGCGTGCTTGTCGTCGACGATCAATTGACGATGCGCGCCCTTGTCCGGTCCGCGTTGCAGCAGATCGGTTTCACCGACGTCAACGAAGCGCCGGATGGCGAAGAGGGCTTGAAGGCGCTCGTCACCAAGGGCGCGCATCTTGTGATTTCTGACTACAACATGCCGAAGATGGATGGTCTCGACTTCTTGCGCGCGATCCGCTCGCACGAGCCGACGAAGAAGACCGCGTTCATCATGCTCACGGGCCGCTCGGACAAAGAGCTTGTGCAACGCGCCATCCAATTCGGCGTGAACAATTATCTGACGAAGCCATTCACCACGGCCTCGCTCAAGCAGAAAATCGAAGCGGTGTTCGGCGCGCTCTCTTGA
- a CDS encoding response regulator, which yields MSGDLNPNAAINLTKAVVLVVETTTHAADILGQILKGFGVAETHRTNSVREAGELLKHKAFDLILIDPDAEEGAGYAMVRNLRASMVEPNCFAPVILMSGHPRVSRVKQARDTGANFFVSKPIAPNVLLQRILWVARDKRPFVEAGAYIGPDRRFKFEGLPADTDGRRSTDIKDPLGAASGPDMSQDDIDNFMKPQRVMI from the coding sequence ATGAGCGGCGACCTCAACCCCAACGCCGCGATCAATCTCACCAAGGCCGTGGTGCTTGTGGTGGAAACCACGACACACGCCGCCGATATACTCGGCCAGATTCTCAAAGGCTTCGGCGTCGCCGAGACGCATCGCACCAATAGCGTGCGCGAGGCGGGCGAGTTGTTGAAACATAAAGCGTTCGATCTGATCCTGATCGACCCTGATGCTGAAGAGGGCGCTGGTTACGCCATGGTGCGCAATCTGCGCGCCTCGATGGTGGAGCCAAATTGCTTTGCGCCTGTGATCCTGATGTCCGGCCACCCGCGTGTATCACGCGTGAAACAGGCGCGCGATACAGGCGCCAATTTCTTCGTCAGCAAGCCGATTGCACCGAACGTGCTGTTGCAACGTATCCTCTGGGTCGCGCGTGATAAGCGCCCGTTCGTGGAAGCTGGCGCGTATATCGGCCCGGATCGTCGCTTCAAGTTCGAGGGCTTGCCGGCCGACACTGACGGCCGTCGCTCAACCGACATCAAGGATCCGCTCGGCGCCGCCAGCGGGCCGGACATGTCGCAAGACGACATCGATAATTTCATGAAGCCGCAGCGGGTGATGATATGA
- a CDS encoding DUF885 family protein codes for MMDRRSLLLAGASALSACATAPPAGEPMSDGDFRVLVDGWAQADRRERAVEIAAFDPQRLSAEGRILYDAIAQGSQADGLLAAFPWGRSGTPYVVSHRYGAYRRANASAAAIDAETTQLRADADAGIIAPGAVLDAAIAAVDAAAGRASGAAADAMRRQSAALAALRPRSRIEAGVWALPGGADFYELALQFQLGEEISPRTTHRQAQAYCRELQREADTLLRTQGLTRGSVGERLRAFGADERQLYADSADGKAHAVADMNAALARLRPLLRDVLDGADAPAEVRLVPPEAEADGMAGRREGGVYHVDFGAIRSRPRWTLATVAYHELVPGHILQAPFEHAAQAPALQTRYASGYSEGWSIYAERLADEVGAYADDPASRIGYLQWMLFRFGRIVADTGIHAMRWSRERAVQELRDLQGDSIAFVSIEEDVLRMCAQPGAAAAQGLAAMRIAELRTQTRRRLSARDFHAAMLRHGPLSPPSLAQAARAAGVH; via the coding sequence ATGATGGATCGCCGCTCTCTTTTACTGGCTGGCGCCAGCGCGCTTTCGGCTTGCGCGACAGCGCCGCCTGCTGGCGAACCGATGAGCGATGGCGATTTCCGCGTGCTGGTCGACGGATGGGCGCAAGCTGATCGGCGCGAGCGCGCGGTTGAGATCGCGGCGTTCGATCCACAACGGCTAAGCGCCGAGGGGCGCATTCTCTATGACGCGATTGCGCAAGGTTCGCAGGCCGATGGTTTGCTCGCGGCGTTTCCGTGGGGGCGCAGCGGCACGCCATACGTCGTCAGCCACCGCTACGGTGCGTACCGCCGCGCGAATGCGAGTGCGGCGGCGATCGATGCGGAGACCACGCAACTCCGTGCTGACGCCGATGCAGGCATAATAGCGCCAGGCGCTGTGCTCGACGCCGCGATTGCGGCGGTCGACGCGGCGGCGGGGCGCGCAAGCGGCGCGGCGGCCGATGCAATGCGTCGGCAAAGTGCTGCATTGGCCGCGCTGCGCCCGCGATCGCGGATCGAGGCCGGCGTGTGGGCGCTGCCGGGCGGCGCCGATTTCTATGAATTGGCCCTGCAATTTCAGCTCGGCGAAGAGATTTCGCCGCGCACCACGCATCGGCAGGCGCAGGCTTATTGCCGCGAGCTGCAGCGCGAGGCCGATACGCTGCTGCGCACGCAAGGGCTGACGCGCGGCTCCGTGGGCGAGCGTTTGCGCGCGTTCGGAGCGGATGAGCGGCAGCTTTATGCGGACAGCGCCGACGGTAAAGCGCATGCCGTGGCCGACATGAACGCGGCGCTCGCGCGTTTGCGACCCTTGCTGCGCGACGTGTTGGATGGCGCAGATGCGCCCGCCGAGGTGCGACTCGTGCCGCCGGAGGCGGAAGCGGACGGCATGGCCGGTCGGCGCGAGGGCGGCGTGTATCACGTCGACTTTGGCGCGATCCGATCGCGACCGCGCTGGACGCTGGCGACCGTCGCGTATCACGAGCTCGTACCCGGCCACATTCTGCAAGCGCCATTCGAGCACGCCGCACAAGCGCCTGCACTGCAGACACGCTACGCGAGCGGCTACAGCGAAGGCTGGTCGATCTATGCGGAGCGTTTGGCGGATGAGGTCGGCGCCTACGCCGACGATCCCGCGAGCCGCATCGGCTATCTGCAATGGATGCTGTTTCGCTTCGGCCGCATCGTCGCGGACACCGGCATTCATGCGATGCGCTGGAGTCGCGAACGCGCGGTGCAGGAGCTGCGCGACCTGCAAGGCGACAGCATCGCATTCGTGAGCATCGAGGAAGACGTATTGCGCATGTGCGCCCAACCCGGCGCGGCGGCGGCGCAAGGGCTGGCGGCGATGCGGATTGCAGAACTACGCACGCAAACGCGGCGCCGCTTAAGCGCACGCGATTTCCACGCGGCGATGCTGCGCCACGGCCCCCTCTCCCCACCGAGCTTGGCGCAAGCGGCACGTGCGGCAGGCGTTCACTAA